The Chrysemys picta bellii isolate R12L10 chromosome 5, ASM1138683v2, whole genome shotgun sequence DNA segment ACttagtaaaatgttcttaaacaattcccaattataattcatatttttctgtttaaattcttccacctgatttggctcataattgttttcagctttgagaAATTGGCAGTTTTAtagcaaggggtgggggagggggagtgcgaGCGCGCTGTGtagttgcagctgtgttggtcccaggatataagagagatgatgtgggtgaggtaatatcttttattggaccaacttctgttggtaagagagacaagctttcaagccacacagagctcttcttcagtgtgtgtgtgtgtgtgtgtgtgtgtgtgtgtgtgtgtgtgtaaatacttATTTGGACTTCATACTGTTCGCACAGAACAAAtttgatcaagtcatgatcacttgtacctaagctagcACCAAATTATAGTTTGAGGTCTCCTATAGAATTCTCCCATGTTGTATTCAACACTTCTTAAATTAGAAAATTGTCATTTGTAATTTCTAGAAATTCTGAAAACGTTTTAGCACTGGCAGCATGAGCCCTCCAGCTTATGTGACTCAGACTGAAGTCCTCGCGTGATCATGCAGCCTTTTTTCATAAACAGTATAGATAAGTGCTTAAGGGGccggtcatcctgttccctagtgtgatttggtggactgtagcagacaccaacaaGTACCCCATTATGTGCTTTTGctattaggacattgatccataagcactGAAAATAATTTTCTTCCAAGTCTTCACTGAGCTTGTGGTTATTTTCACTGACAGCAATGAGGGAATAGTTGGACTTAATTCACCCAAAATTTATGTGCCTTACTTGTTAGTGTAACTTTTATATAATCGATCACtgttaatgggggtgggggaatcttcCACTCTTTCAGAGCGTGATTACAGTTGCTCCGTATATTGGTAAATCTTGTCCAGAATAGGAAGTAATACTTGAAAGTGGATGCTATATAAATGAGTAGTTGTGCAGCTTCCCACACGCATACAGGCAGATGGCTCCAGCCATAGCATCATCAATGCAATTTAGCAGAACAGGGGAGCAGGATTTTGGGGACCACAGCTTTGCACTCTATGGACTTACTACAAACCAGGTGGTTGGGGCAGTCCACAGGACTTACCAGACTTAGGGAAGGGTCATAAATACCAGGTGGATCTGTCACAATATGCACACATTAGTCATTGCTCGGTAGGGATGCAGTGGGGGGAGAAGTAACAGCAGCATTATGTTTCTGTATCATGAAGCCTCTTATACCAAGGTTGGCTTCTTGGGTTTGATAGGAAACAGGGCTATTATTGGTGATGAATGAGGTAGCAAAATGATGTGCCATGAAGGGGAAAACTCAATATATGACACCCAGTCTATGAATACGTTTATAAAATCCAACCTTTAAATACCTAATAAAATATGTTGATTGGATTCtgtttttccttcctcagttGGCTGAAAGTAGCCAGAAGAAAGAGAGGTTACAGCAAAGCATTGAGAAATCAAAAATCGGACGCCAAGAGACTGTAAGTTTCTGttcattttttcattaaaattaaagAATCTGTCTGTGAGGATGTACAATCTGTAGATGTTAACATGTTACAGTTTTATATAAAATCATTGAAAATCTTAATAGAATGGCTAAATATTGGAAGAGAGGatgagggaggggaaaaatatCAGGCTTGCTAGACAGCACTTTCCATCAATGCTGATGGCACAGCTGATTTTGATCTGTGGTGAGTACCAGGTGGGTGTTTCATAGGGTGGGAAATTTTGTGATTGTTTGAGAGCTGCTCTTTATAAACctggatcagactgaaaataaaacaaacaaacccccaaactAAACTAATCATAAGTATGTGCTGAAATGCCAGAGGTTGATGAATGGCCAAATGAACCCAGCTATCTGTGAATTTAGGTGGTTGTTTAAAATTTGGATCTTGATTTTAATCTGGCTAAATTTAACCAAGATCCTTTCTGTGTTGAAACTGTTGAAGAAACACTGTCAAACGAAACTTAAAACATGCCACTTCATAGGCCTGTTAGGTGGAAATGTCTTTCATACAGTATCCTAGCTAAACTGAGCATTGGGGCAGGTAAATCTAGATTCTTACTGATCAGTAGTATGTTTGAAGTAGATGATGTTCTTTGGAGGGACAGTATAGATCTGAAATATTTGAATTAGTTTTTGTACTTTGGAGATTGCTGCTGCCCTAAAATGATGTGAAACAGAGGTAAGGTTTTTGTTATAGAAACAataattccattaaaaaaactGTCAAGAGAACATTAGTATTGCACAATCAAGTATCTAGGTATCAGAAAATGTGAAAGTTAAGGATTAATGTGTTATGGATACACAATCTTGAATTACGTGACCGCGTACTAGCTCTCAAATAACatcatacattttttttctacaCCCTACAATACATGTGTATAACTTTGTAATAGATTTTTGTTACTCTCACTAATTGGTCTACTGTATGGTACCGTTAGTGACATAAAATTATAACGTAAAGTCTCTTCTTTAAAATAagctatatttttaattttattattattattcattcagTCCTCTGAGTAATCAATTACTGTAGTAAGAAAGAGACTCTCTGAGAGAGATGCTATATCCACACacattaaagcagtggttctcaaacttttttgtactagtgaccgcttttacatagcaagcctctgagtgcaaccctcccccccccatcaattaaacactttttaaatatatttaacaccattataaatgctggaggtaaagtggggtttggggtggtggCTGACAGCCCGCGAccgcccatgtaataacctcatgaccccctgaggggtcccaacccccagtttgagaacccctgcattaaagTGTTTAGAATGGAAGAGTGTGGCTCTTTTAATattatgttttttattttaactttaagCTAGAATTATCTTTCTCATTTACACTATTCTCAACTATCATAATAAAGTTCAAGTTCAATTCACACAGTATTGCATTTAATTGATTCACTATATTTATATTTCTCCCTCACAAGTTCATCTAAACTGGAAACTGTCTGTTTCACTGTTGATATACATGCGCTGGCATATTTTTAGTTGCTAAATAGTTATCAAGATTACATATAATAGTGTGTTTACAGTAAGGGCTCAGTGGAAGCAGTCAGGTACACTAAAGAAACAATTGCTAGTTATTGATTATGAATGATCATAACGTGTATAGGTAGTGTGGTGAGGATCTGAGATGTGATCCCAATCCTTATTTACCCATGTGTAtaactaggaacaaagaacagttTGATTATTTAGAATAATTTTGATTTGTTTAACCACTTTGCCTTGATCTTGCATTCATTATGCACTGAAGACTCACTTTGAAACAGGGTATTTTGAATGTGCATAAAGTGCAGGATTGGTTTGCCTACCTTAAAATAGTAGGAAATGGAGCATCTGATAGTTTTGGAGAGTAAAATGATATTTACATTTTGCATAAAtgtgtagtagtagtagtagtagtagtagtataatCATTGCCTATTTAATTTTCTTTACTGTTGGTTTCTCCCAAAATGCTCTGAACCCAGGCAGAACGTGTTGCCCTAACAAAGGAACTTGCTGCTCTCCGGCAGAAAAAAGAGCACCTAAAGGCAGAAATAGACCAATACAAAGAATGTGATCCAGATGTTGTTGAAGAAATCCGTAAGTTGTACATTGTGTAGCTTTAATGTATTAAAATTTCACAAAAAGAACCAAACACTGAAGGAAAAATGGTGCTTTTCAACAGCTCATAACTCGCGCACAGCTGAATGGATTTTCATGTGGGCACAAAAGGCAAACttcctctgccaaatttcaagttgctGCTGCAAACCAAAGAGTTGTAAAAGCTCTAAAAATTCttctgacattttattttataatcaaGAGTGTTAAGTAACCTAAATAGAGGTTGCTACTGCTTCTATTCTATAATTTATAACTCATTACTGATAAACTGTTACAGACTGGGACATGGGCAGTCAGGCCTAGTAGTCGGAGCACGAGTTGGGAGCAAGgaaagagaatgtgtgtgtgagagagagagagagagagagagagagagagagagagagagagagagagagagagagagagagagagaaccagagCCGGAGGCCAGATACCAGAGCCAAAAGTCAAGTCAGAGTCAGGAATTGGAGCCAAAGTTCAGAACTGAGCCACCAGGAGTCAGAGAAGGCAGAAGGGCTGGgtccaaggctggggcagggcaggaacaAGGCAGGAAAAGGAGCTAGTGCAGCtgtgggcaaatgctttgagtagccagggccctgctgctgggcttaagagcaggTCTGTCAATTCCCTCAGCCATCTGGGTGGTTGGACTATgacaggtgggcaaactacggtccgggggctgcatctggcccttcagatgttCTAATCTGtccctcgagctcccgccggggagcagggtccggggcttgccccgctctggcactccagctggggaacGGGGTCAGGGGTTGGCCTCGCTCCGCgcaactcctggaagcagcggcatttccccactccggctcctacgcataggggcagccagggagctctgcatgctgcccccgtcCCAAATGCAGCCCCCGCAGTTCCCGTTGGCCGGgaaccccggccaatgggagctgcaggggtggcgcctgcggatggggcaattcgcagagccgcctggccgtgccttTGTGTAGGAGGCAGAAGGGGGAAATGCCGCTGCtttcaggagctgcttgaggtaagcgttgcccggagcctgcacccctgtcctctcccgggctgccccagccccgatctctctcctgccctccaaacccctctcagtcccagcccagagcacctcctgcacccccaacccttcacccccagccggagccctcacccccccccccaacccggagccccctcctgcatcctgaactcctcatttctggccccaccccagggcctgcacccccagctggagcctcaccccctcctatgccccaacctccaatttcatgagcattcatggcctgccatacaattttcatacccagatgtggccctcgggccaaaaagtttgcccacccctggactatgAGGAGGCTCAATTGCGGCCTAACTCTACTCTTTAGACTGTCTGGGGGTTATGCTAGAAGGGAAGCAGGCTAGCAATTGTCGTTTACTCCTGACACACGCTTGAAATCAAAGAGAGCTGAGGGTGTTCGGGGCACCTCAAGAACCGCTCAGCTCCTTGAAATAGTGGCCCCAAATAAGTGTGTGCATCAAATCTAATCTCTTTGCTCCTACTATTTACTGTGAAGACAATAAAGTCTATAAATGGGGTTGGAGGGAATTATTTACGGCGTGAAGCACTAGATATGCACACACTAAAGCAACTGCAGCCATTTTCTGTCCATCAAGATTTTTTATTCTTAAACCTTTTGATTAAAGGAAAATTTAATGTCAGACTATATTAATTCAACATTTATAGTTGATAATTGAAACAAAATTGAGGATATGTAGTTATGGTTCTCACAGCATCTGTATCTtggttactgtgtgtgtgtgcatagtaTAGTTAATCTCAACAATAATTATGTACAGGCTGAACACAAATGTTCACATTTGAGGGCAGGCTTTTAGAGGAAGACCATCAACATTCCTGTTTAATCAGTGTTTTCTAGTATGCCTGCGTTTTTATAGTTTTAGCTTTGGAATGGTGAGCTGAAAATATTTGGAGGCATTTTACTCTGAAGAAGCAGTTTGCAAACTGTTTATATAATCTTGTGAATATTTTAGCATAAGTAGTAGGAGTCAAacttttccctccttccctctcctccaataTTATCGTAAATGATAGGTAAGAGTATAAGTAGTCAAGAAATTAGGTTTGTTCATCAGTTATGTTGCTGATGGGCTGGATTTCTAGCTGGGACTGTCCAGATAGTTGTCATTCTGAGTCTGCATGCCTGTGGTTAAGCgtaaagccctgcaaatctgcagatatccgctGTATGTCCGCAGATGCAGATATCCCCTGATCATGTTTGCAGATCTGacgcggatacaaattttgtatctgtgcagggctctagttAAGGGCATGTGTCACTACCAATGCTAGGTTGGAGCTAGGTTACCTCTCCAAAATAATTAATTGCTTCTGCAGCTGTGTAAGGATAGCCAAAAACTATTTTGAACATAGTGGGGCAATGGAcactttgggtacatctacacttaccggagggtccagcggcaggcaatcgatgttctgggatcgattaatcgcgtctggtttagaggGGATaaatcgatccgggatcgatcccggaagtgctcgccgtcgacgccagtactccagctcggcgagaggagtacgcggcatcgacgggggagcctccctgccgcgtctggacccgcggtaagttcggactaaggtacttcgaattcagctacgttattaacgtagctgaatttgcgtaccttagtccgaagtgggggcttagtggggaccaggcctttatAATGAAATCTGGCCACATCCTGATCTAAACCAGGGTTTGTAATAGGAGGCAGAATGAGTTTTGTTAGCAGATAATAAATTTCCTCTTTTAAGCTACTGGTTCATGAGTCAGACCACTGGAAATAGGCACCATGGAAAGTCCAAGCTATAGCGTGGACTTCAAAGTATCTCCGGCTTTGTTTTTTCTAGTGGTGTTTTCAATATTttaagttcttctttgagtgcttgttcacattgattccaatcaggtgtgcgcatGCCACATGCATGGttgtcggaaactttttccctcagcagttcCCGTCGGGTCGGCTAAGGAGCCCCTTGAAGTGGCGTGCTCAATATAGGACCCTGCCGACCTGACCCCCCCTTCAGTTCCCTCTTACCATCCGTGCTGGCGTTGGAACTGCATTTCACTTGCTTGCAAGTGTTCCCTTAGCCTATTACCTAGTCCTACCTGGTTTCTTGTTTTAGTAGTTAGTGTATTGTTGTTTGTAGTTACTATAGAAATTGTTGAGTGGGATcgatcattcattcattcattgggGGCGGTGCTGGACTCGGTTCAGGCAAGAGCGATACTATCAGAGTCCAGATTTCAAACACTGACCGGCATCATTTAGACTCTCAGACAATACCCCACCGCAACCACAGGGACATGCCTCTGTCTCCTTGGACACATGGTGGCATGCACCTATGTGGTCAGGCATGCCAGGCTGAGGTTCAGACCTCTCCAGGCGTGGCTCGCCTCAGCTTATCACTCGGGTTTTGAAGGGATGCCCTTTGGACTTGGTAGTAACAGTGCCGGAGCGAGTCTTAGATACTCTATTCTGGTGGCTGGACCCTCGCATGGTCCGCGAAGGAGTCCCATTCAGCACCCCTCAACCATCCATGACCTTTGTAACGGACACGTCAGACCTGGGTTGGGTGGCCCACCGAGGAGACCTACAGATTCGGGGTAGGTGGTCGCAGTCCGAGATCCCGCTCCACATCAATATAAAGGAGCTCAGAGCGGTGAAACTAGCCTGCCAGACCTTCCAGACCAGAATACAGGTTCAGTGTGTGGCAGTGCTGACTGACAACACCATCGccatgttttacataaacaagCACGGGGGAGCCCACTCTTCCCCTCTCTGTTGGGAGGCTCTCCAGCTGTGGGATTTTTGTATAGCCCACTCATGATGCCTCCAGGTGAATGATCTCCCTGGAATATGTAACGAGCTTGCGGATCACCTCAGCAAGTCGTTCCGCAGTCACGAGTGGTCCATCCGTCTGGACGTCATACATTCCATTTTccaaaggtgggggtttccctgggTAGACCTATTCACCACCAGGAGCAACAGGAAGTGTCCATTTTGCTCCTTCCAAACACACAGTCCTGGCTCTATCTCGGACGTGTTCTTGCTCCCCTGGGGGGACCATCTAATGTATGCCTTCCCGCCGATACCActcgtccacaaggtactgctcaagaTCCTCAGAGACCAGGTGGAGGTAATTTTGCTGGCTCCTGCGTGGCCACgccaacattggtacaccactcTTCTGGAGCTGTCAGTGGACACCCCGATTGCACTGCCGCTCCACTCCGCTCTGATCACACAGAACCACGGTCGGCTCCTTCACCCGGACCTCCAATCCCTCCATCTCATGGCTTGGAAGCTTCATGGTTAAACCCAATGGAGCTCCAAGGCACGGAAtctgtgggggaggtgctgcttggTAGCAGGAAACCTTCCACCAGGGCCATTTACCTAGCTAAGTAGAAAAGGTTCTCATGCTGGTGTGAGCAGAGTCTCATACCTCTACTTCAGGCATCTATACATAAGAACATATACCGTTCATCCTGGAGTATCTACTGCATCTGAAGCAGCAAGGTTTGACCGGATCATCCATCAGAGTACACCTCGCAGCCATCTTGGCATTCTACCCAGGAGAGTTGGGGCTCTCGGTATTCACCAACCCTCTGGTGGGCCATTTCCTGAAAGGCATGGAAAGGCTATATCCACAGTCCCAACTGCCGGTACCTGCTTGAGAGCTCAATCTGGTCCTTGCTAGGCTAATGGGGGCCCCATTCGAACCATGGGCTACGTGCTCCCTTCTGTatctctcgtggaaggtggcattCCTAGTTGCCATCACATCAGCCAGGAAGGTGTCAGAGTTAAAAGCGTTAACCTCCGACTCCCCCCACACAGTCTTTCATAAGGACAAAGTACAGCTCAGGCTGTACCcggccttcctgccaaaggtggtaTTCCCAATTCCACATTGgccaggacatttttctaccagtcTTCTATCCCAAGCCATATGCTAATGCACAGGAGCAGAGGCTTCACTCACTAGATGTGCGGAGAGCGTTAGCATTCTACATTGAGCACACAAACCCTTTCAGGAAGTCGAACTGTTTGTACTAGTGACAGACTGGATGAAGGGGCTTCCAGTCTCCTGACAACTCATTTCTTCCTGGATCACGGACTGTatccgtacctgttatgacctcACTGAGGACCCAGCCCCAGCTATTACAGCCCACTCGACACGAGCTCAAGCCTCGTCCACCGCTTTCCTGGCCCAGGTGCCCATTCAGGAGATTCGCAGAGTGGCAACCTAGTCCTCGGTGCACACGTTTACCACCAACTATGCCATCACCCAGCATGCTAGAGAGGACGCAGCTTTCAGCAGGGCAGTTCACCAATCAGTGATTTCTTAACTCTGACCCCACCCCCGTGGGagagcttgggagtcacctgattggaatcgacatgaacaagcactcgaagaagaaaagacagttcctcaccttcttgtaacttgttcttcgagatgtattgttcacgtccattccaatacccaccctcttCCCTCTCTGTCGAattagctggcaagaaggaactgaaggggggtcagGTCGGCAGTGTCATATATTGAGTGCCATGAGGACGCGACTCCAGGGGGCTTCCTAGCTGACctgatgggagctgctgagggaaaaagtttccgacagcCATGCACGCAGCATGCGtgcacctgattggaatggacatgaacaatacctctggaagaacaacagttacagaaaggtgagtaaccatcttttttcattttaaaaccaaattGTAGTTCTAACTCTTCTGGTGCTGAAGACAACTTTCCACTTGTGAACGGAAGCAGTACTATCTTGCTGAGTCTACTAACAGAATGAAACAATAATTGTGAACGGTGTGAACTCCACATTATTATTTTGAGAACTAACTCTGAAAGCTGCTGATGATTTAATTATTTCACTACTGATCCTTTGAGTAGAAGAATCTAGTTGTTGTGCTTTATGCAAGCCATTGCTTTTGGATTAATTTGAAAAGTCATTCCATGTAGAAAAGTATTACAAGATTTAAAGATAGAAAAACTTTATTATTCCACGAGTATTGGATTTGTGTTTGTTCCTTAACACAAAATTACTATTTCCGGAGGAACGAAGGTAGTGGGGAATCTCAAAGGGGAATGAATTAATTTAGGGAATTGGAGAGGCTCAAAAAATGAGTGAAGTAGGTAAATTGTATGTAAAATTCTCCAAAATACAAATGATGTACATAACTAttaaggttttcattttttttttaaattggaaagtATATTGtatgagggttttttgttttaaaatacctTTAATGTATAATTTGTGGATATGGTATGTTTTGGAGTGAGGAGCTACATGGCACTCTTATTTAAAATGCAGTTATACTTAGAAAAGTGAAAAATGACTAAGCTcagtccaaagcccactgaagtcaatgggagttgaaccAGGCCTGTAGTGAGAGATTATTTTCCAACAGCTTCCAGATCAAATGTGCTCATTTTGCTAATAAAAAGATGTTTTGTAGTTACCAGCCATGCAATATGCACCTGATATCCAATAGTTCAGTTGTGTTCTTTGTGCCTTGTGCATCGACACCAGTAGTAAAGCTTCTGCAGCTTGACTGtagttaacaattctgttgaAGAAACGTGAGCCATAGTAGAATCCATCCACATTGGTACTGGCTTTACTGGTTAACTGAAGTCTTGTTTCGTGAGTGAAATAAGCAGATGTCACTGAACATACATAGGGAACAGACCAATTTGGTAAGCAGGTGTCATTTTTAAGTAATCTCATTTCTGAGTATAATTGCACATGAATGCACTAGTTTTTAATATTTGAAAACCTGGGTGAAGATTATAGATCACAAGTAATTGCAGTTTTTGTTGGCACACTCTGTAGAGAAATCAAGTTTGAATAAATAAGGTTCTCCACTTCTGTGGAGAATTTCTCTAAACTACTGCTGTCTGATTTTTGTACACATTCAGTAGCTAGAGAACACGTTTCACAGTCAGCCTGGAGTAGAAACTAATGTGACAAATACTGTGAATCTGAGATTATAGATGCATACCTGGTATTTACACTTCAGACAAATTCAAACAAGTCAAAGTGATGAGTCCTCTCTGAGAACTTGTATCTCTgccaagtttattttaaaatgaagctgTTTTAGTTAGctaagcaaaaaaaaccccacagtttTAAAAGCTGGAACGCATGTTTTCTTCCACACTGATATATCGAATGACTGGCTCAATATATTTTGTTCCAGCTTTagagcaggggaaaaaaaccccaaaaaacctttTTCTCTTTGTTCTGAGAGAAGAAAGGAGACATTTAATCCTGTAAGGAATATCTTTTCAAAAGCTGTAAGAGCAAGTGAAAACAAGGGTTTATAATGAAGTGGCTCATTCAAACTTTTAGGTACAGATCTTGCAATCATCTTGTCCACGGGGTTCAACGCAGGCACTTCCAAAGATTCAACACAGGATAGGGGTTCGCCTTCATGagtccagttgcaggatcaggcctttaactAGCACCTGCAACACGCTCTGCTTCAACCCTGAATAATTGTACTTGCCCTGGTATTTAACTGTTTttggagaggaaggggaaggatcattagttttgttttaaattactgttctgttttaagagaaaaaaaatgttgaaaaggaAGATGGGGAGTGAAATTAGTGTAAGTAGGTTAGTGCCTAAGCTGGTAAATCTTCATAACCATCTTGTGGAGCTGATATAATGGGTAGGTGAACACGTGATCGGTTTTGTGATGTGGGCAAATGGCTACAGGTGACTAAATGGGGAGCATCACAATTTGCAATCAGTTCTCAGTGACGGAATAAGCAGCAGTTCACTTGGTGGTGTCTTAAAAAGATTACATGGAAACTGCATTTACCAGAAAAAAACTAAAGAAATGAGAGAAGATGTTTGAGActactttgagagagagagaaagagactggTTGCATCACTTGTACTGTCCCACTGTTAAACAAAGGACTAGAACAACCTTGCTTACTTGGCTTTCCACTAAAACAGCTCACTGAGCTCTTTGATGCAGATATTGTTGACTGTTGTTTAAAGGtgatctgcaaaggaaaatttaaaatattggtttTGTTCTTGTAATGGGGCGACGACTCACCCTGTGGTGCCTCCTGTTGGTTGtctagggaattagctctccagcctttgGAGCGTCCTCTGCAGGCCCAAGCCTCACCTGTCGCTGGctccgtgtccctcctggaccccagtgccccttttcCTTGGGTGCTGCCTCCTGGCAGTACCCCTTcagctctctgggtctcccctcccaggggaaccctcaaccccctatccccacctcgcctcagtcttgggctactgccaatcaccatctagcccctgctcagtggggcggactgcagtgtaaaagccactcatcataggcaaggggggtttggacctcctgcctttgcctaccctgggctgcctctctgcagccccagtacctttctgGCTTTTATCAAGCCTCCAGCCTGGGgagtttccaggctggagcttcccagctTCTCTagtctttccccagccctgctccactcaggtaccctgttcaGCTCCCCAACAGCCAGTCCCTCCTCTCTCAgcaagctagagagagactctgtcggagttcctgtcccaatgccctcttataagggccagctgagccctgattggggcgtggccccagcagTGAGTGTTTCCCCTTCCAGCCCAGGCTTGCCGCGCTTatcccagcagcagccctctGGCAGCCTCAGCCCCTTCCCTGGGCTGGTTTAACCCCTTCAAGGCTGGAACGAGGTGACTACCCTGCTACAGTGCCCTTTTTGCTGTTTCATGTTGTATAAAGTAGACCTGGAaatatattttggattttttaattattctttctgCTTTTACATTAAAATATCAGGATTTTTCAAGTCTCCTCTTTCCTGAGAAAATGTGTCAACAGTCTCATGTATATTAAGAGCTTTGTCATGTCTTCACTAGAGCTAGATGTGCTATAACTGTGGGCTTGTCTAGACTAGGGAAATTTATTGTTACACACCAGGGCAAACTCATAATGtggacacacacactgtgctgtgcagCTTACACCAGTAATGTACCGGGGCAGATTGTATTGATGCAAGTCCTGTCTTACATGTGGTGCATGTGTACACGGGAGGATTGATGtaatttctccctccctcctttgtaGGTCAACTTTACTGGAATGATCAGGATATTAGATTTGTGACACCCCAAAATGTAGGGATATGGAAGAACTTTGAGGCTCTATGGATCTTTCTAAATACAGTATAACAGAACGAAAGTCTTGATGTTCCTCTTGACTAGTGTCATGGCTGCAAAGTACATGAGGGAGGGAGCAGGTAACATCAAATGCAGGTAACTAATAAAAATATTGGGGGACAAATACATACTAGATGCAATAATTTAATACAAATACTGACGGTCTCTGAGGGCAGTAAGGAATTGCCTATGTGGGGAGATGTAGTTCATTAGACTTCACaactgtgggtatgtctgcactgcaaatagACACCCGtgactggcctgtgccagctg contains these protein-coding regions:
- the MND1 gene encoding meiotic nuclear division protein 1 homolog isoform X3 — encoded protein: MSKKKGLSVEEKRTRMMEIFFETKDVFQLKDMEKIAPKEKGITAMSVKEILQSLVDDAMVDTDRIGTSNYFWAFPSKALHARKRKLEALETQLAESSQKKERLQQSIEKSKIGRQETAERVALTKELAALRQKKEHLKAEIDQYKECDPDVVEEIRQLYWNDQDIRFVTPQNVGIWKNFEALWIFLNTV